A window from Gasterosteus aculeatus chromosome 14, fGasAcu3.hap1.1, whole genome shotgun sequence encodes these proteins:
- the ved gene encoding ventrally expressed dharma/bozozok antagonist: MRGHFSIEWMSQSSRPTGTGTGPAACGTHSESLPGFYCRQKSESSPERREAEAPRLQNPSRGTETGFSSGTEEEEETSGYESEGGRSLSPPASAASASPPPPPPGRRPRTAFTAEQIGSLERSFKRNAYLGTQDKAELCKKLQLSDKQIRNWFQNRRMKLKRTVQDALAHACHADAASRFLHHPELQACRPAPYRRYPPAPQDAAPGSAPYFHPHGLQCGSAAPALPSLHLDPFCQYAPPYAAYPQYY; the protein is encoded by the exons ATGAGGGGACACTTCTCCATCGAGTGGATGTCCCAGAGCAGCCGCCCCACCGGGACCGGGACCGGACCCGCCGCCTGCGGGACCCATTCGGAGAGTCTGCCGGGTTTTTACTGCAGACAGAAGTCGGAGAGTTCCCCGGAGCGAAGGGAGGCCGAAGCCCCCCGCCTGCAGAACCCGAGCAGAG GGACGGAAACCGGCTTCAGCAgcgggacggaggaggaggaggagacgtccGGCTACGAGAGCGAGGGGGGgcgctccctctcccccccggcctccgccgcctccgcctccccgccgccccccccgccgggGAGGAGGCCCCGCACGGCCTTCACGGCGGAGCAGATCGGCAGCCTGGAGAGGTCCTTCAAGAGGAACGCCTACCTGGGGACGCAGGACAAGGCGGAGCTCTGCAAGAAGCTCCAGCTGTCTGATAaacag ATCAGAAACTGGTTCCAGAACCGGCGGATGAAGCTGAAGAGGACGGTGCAGGACGCCCTCGCCCACGCCTGCCACGCCGACGCCGCCTCCCGCTTCCTGCACCACCCCGAGCTGCAGGCCTGCAGGCCGGCCCCCTACCGACGGTACCCCCCGGCGCCGCAGGACGCCGCCCCCGGCTCCGCCCCCTACTTCCATCCGCACGGCCTGCAGTGCGGCTCCGCTGCGCCCGCCCTCCCCTCGCTCCACCTGGACCCGTTCTGCCAGTACGCCCCGCCCTACGCCGCGTACCCGCAGTACTACTGA